From the genome of Hyalangium ruber, one region includes:
- the gltJ gene encoding adventurous gliding motility protein GltJ, which yields MRFVCDSCRAQYMISDDKVGAKGAKIKCKKCGHMIQIRPTGAAASKDNGASESTASESGATASTSNGAASSNAAVMPSSIGTPPEGGFFSGMEEDEIGAVFDQVLNSGSQKIPAGEPQGEALESKSATPAAVRKLAEAESEPDEPKAATASHDWFVAIDEKQTGPLTVEKIKDHWDRGEVGPDSLCWRAGFSDWIPLSEVTELASVLAPRPAKPVIVAPAPVTGSTPTVSGPVESAFSAGASAKNTRPEIPAAPALGAEPTSSGWKPSAASVLASLVKEENDALSKPPPKPAPAEKPATGGLLDLPPPEPAAPAARASVMAMAAEPAMPQAAPMAYAQPAPAPAYAQPAPAYPQPAYAAGYPQPAYPGYPPPAAPVPQSGGNKTAMFAGLGVVGLLVVGAVVFFLTRGSSTPQQPVESPPQVAATTPPVVPAAKPPETPVAPPPSTPPTQAAANPQGAVATPTTQPVAGTVPGTPPAATPGTQPAVAVVTPPANTPPPPAAETKPPEPARQDPPTRVAEREPVRSSSSSKPRTNRDEGTTIASSKSPSKPANDGLDDDFDELFGKKPAKTKPDTQSNTPTPYIPPEPGGGGGGKVQEQLAQSDIMSVVLANKPAIVKCVNEQKKRDPGISGKLVMRWTIQPSGKTTAVSVRTDEFKKTYMATCITGLIKGWSFPKHRKQGDPIDFPFTF from the coding sequence ATGCGCTTCGTCTGCGACAGCTGCCGCGCGCAGTACATGATTAGCGACGACAAGGTCGGCGCCAAGGGTGCCAAGATCAAGTGCAAGAAGTGCGGGCACATGATCCAGATCCGTCCCACGGGCGCCGCGGCGTCCAAGGACAACGGGGCATCCGAGAGCACGGCTTCGGAGTCGGGTGCCACGGCCTCCACGAGCAATGGAGCGGCGAGCTCCAACGCCGCGGTGATGCCTTCGTCGATCGGAACTCCACCCGAGGGTGGCTTCTTCTCGGGCATGGAAGAGGACGAGATTGGCGCGGTCTTCGACCAGGTGCTCAACTCGGGCTCGCAGAAGATCCCCGCGGGAGAGCCGCAGGGCGAGGCCCTCGAGAGCAAGTCGGCCACGCCGGCCGCCGTGCGCAAGCTGGCCGAGGCCGAGTCCGAGCCGGATGAGCCCAAGGCGGCGACCGCCTCGCACGACTGGTTCGTCGCCATCGACGAGAAGCAGACGGGCCCGCTCACCGTGGAGAAGATCAAGGACCACTGGGACCGCGGTGAGGTGGGGCCTGACAGCCTCTGCTGGCGCGCGGGCTTCAGCGACTGGATTCCGCTCTCCGAGGTGACGGAGCTGGCCTCGGTGCTCGCGCCGCGTCCGGCCAAGCCGGTCATCGTCGCGCCCGCGCCGGTAACGGGGTCGACGCCCACGGTGTCGGGCCCGGTGGAGTCCGCCTTCAGCGCGGGAGCGAGCGCGAAGAACACGCGCCCCGAGATTCCCGCCGCCCCGGCATTGGGCGCGGAGCCGACCTCTTCGGGCTGGAAGCCTTCGGCGGCGAGCGTGCTCGCCTCGCTGGTGAAGGAGGAGAACGACGCGCTGTCGAAGCCTCCGCCCAAGCCGGCGCCGGCGGAGAAGCCTGCCACGGGAGGATTGCTCGACCTGCCGCCTCCGGAGCCCGCTGCTCCCGCCGCGCGAGCGTCTGTGATGGCGATGGCCGCGGAGCCCGCGATGCCGCAGGCCGCGCCCATGGCGTATGCGCAGCCCGCGCCCGCGCCGGCCTATGCGCAGCCCGCGCCGGCCTACCCGCAGCCTGCATACGCGGCGGGCTATCCGCAGCCCGCGTATCCGGGCTACCCGCCGCCTGCTGCGCCGGTGCCTCAGTCGGGTGGCAACAAGACGGCCATGTTCGCGGGCCTTGGCGTGGTGGGGCTGTTGGTGGTGGGGGCCGTGGTGTTCTTCCTGACCAGGGGCTCGTCCACGCCTCAGCAGCCCGTGGAGTCCCCGCCGCAGGTGGCGGCAACGACGCCGCCCGTGGTGCCGGCCGCGAAGCCGCCTGAGACGCCCGTGGCCCCGCCTCCGAGCACGCCGCCGACCCAGGCCGCGGCCAACCCGCAGGGAGCGGTCGCGACCCCGACGACGCAGCCCGTGGCGGGCACGGTGCCGGGAACGCCTCCCGCGGCGACGCCGGGCACGCAGCCCGCCGTGGCCGTGGTGACGCCTCCTGCCAACACGCCTCCGCCTCCCGCGGCGGAGACGAAGCCGCCGGAGCCCGCGCGTCAGGACCCGCCCACGCGCGTGGCGGAGCGGGAGCCGGTGCGCTCCAGCTCCTCCAGCAAGCCGCGCACGAACAGGGATGAAGGCACGACCATCGCCTCCTCGAAGTCTCCGTCGAAGCCGGCCAACGATGGCTTGGATGACGACTTCGATGAGCTGTTCGGGAAGAAGCCTGCGAAGACGAAGCCGGACACGCAGTCCAACACGCCGACTCCGTACATCCCGCCCGAGCCGGGTGGTGGTGGCGGCGGCAAGGTGCAGGAGCAGCTCGCTCAGTCGGACATCATGTCGGTGGTGCTGGCCAACAAGCCGGCCATCGTGAAGTGCGTGAACGAGCAGAAGAAGCGTGATCCGGGCATCAGCGGCAAGCTGGTGATGCGGTGGACCATCCAGCCGAGCGGCAAGACGACAGCGGTGTCGGTCCGCACGGACGAGTTCAAGAAGACCTATATGGCGACCTGCATCACGGGGCTCATCAAGGGTTGGTCTTTCCCGAAGCACCGGAAGCAGGGAGATCCCATCGATTTCCCGTTTACCTTCTGA
- a CDS encoding toxin-antitoxin system YwqK family antitoxin, with protein MPEKTAWYCVKTNAKDPDRNAHGPYVSFHPNGQKKATGQHVDGMQTGLWTFFDENGRKTEEIEYSAHHYHGRRVQFFSTGKVKLEERWANGQREGMTTAYTEDGQKQAESEYRGGHLVKEQRFENGKPVANK; from the coding sequence ATGCCCGAGAAGACCGCTTGGTACTGCGTGAAGACGAACGCCAAGGATCCGGACCGGAACGCCCACGGCCCGTACGTGAGCTTCCATCCGAACGGACAGAAGAAGGCAACGGGGCAGCATGTCGATGGCATGCAGACCGGCCTCTGGACGTTCTTTGATGAGAACGGGCGGAAGACCGAAGAGATCGAGTACTCGGCGCACCACTACCACGGGCGCCGCGTGCAGTTCTTCTCGACCGGGAAGGTCAAGCTCGAGGAGCGGTGGGCCAACGGCCAGCGCGAAGGGATGACCACGGCCTACACGGAGGATGGCCAGAAGCAGGCCGAGTCCGAGTACCGGGGCGGGCACCTTGTGAAGGAGCAGAGGTTCGAGAACGGCAAGCCCGTGGCCAACAAGTAG
- a CDS encoding TIGR04552 family protein: protein MKVETLVPKLPELPLRTVAEMGLRELERLRLILRGGSVIDWRRMHFQSRDEVDHFLRLCQLDTSRPYDEAWARTILADAVEYLRKTFNYRVADAVAHPEEVHDLFLFASGVKGPPKYRRIACIVLKVMHVLQHIEGRDLLFRLAASEADLSELVTAKVLGVAKEIQDRGLPVVEFAHSIKTRDSLITKLIAKKETVAAQVYDRTRFRIITKVRADILPILHFLIQRLFPFNFVVPGQTENSLVPFKSVLEEYPHFEQYAAQLHLDRDYEDREDRIGNQFSGGTYRALNFVADIPIRMDEYLPPPEEDSRPRKGRIVFALVEFQIVDEETARLNEDGENAHKLYKRRQKRRVLRRLARGLVVPKRK, encoded by the coding sequence GTGAAGGTAGAAACCCTCGTTCCCAAGTTACCCGAACTGCCGCTCCGCACAGTGGCGGAGATGGGTCTCCGTGAGCTGGAGCGCCTCCGGCTCATTCTCAGGGGGGGCTCGGTCATTGACTGGAGGCGGATGCACTTCCAGTCTCGAGATGAGGTGGACCACTTCCTGCGGCTTTGCCAGCTCGATACCTCGCGGCCTTACGATGAAGCTTGGGCGCGTACGATCCTTGCGGATGCCGTGGAGTACCTCCGGAAGACCTTCAACTACCGGGTTGCTGACGCTGTGGCTCACCCAGAGGAGGTCCATGACCTCTTCCTGTTCGCATCCGGCGTCAAAGGTCCCCCTAAGTACCGGCGCATCGCCTGCATCGTGCTGAAGGTGATGCACGTTCTCCAGCACATCGAGGGGCGGGACCTGCTCTTCCGGCTTGCCGCCTCGGAGGCTGACCTGTCGGAGCTGGTGACGGCCAAGGTATTGGGGGTGGCCAAAGAGATTCAGGACCGAGGGCTGCCCGTGGTGGAGTTTGCGCACTCCATCAAGACGCGCGACTCGCTCATTACCAAGTTGATCGCGAAAAAGGAGACGGTGGCCGCCCAAGTCTATGACCGCACGCGATTTCGCATCATCACGAAAGTTCGAGCGGACATCCTCCCAATTCTCCACTTTCTCATTCAGCGGCTGTTCCCGTTCAACTTCGTAGTGCCTGGACAGACGGAGAACTCGCTCGTACCGTTCAAGTCAGTCTTGGAGGAGTACCCGCATTTCGAGCAATACGCAGCGCAGCTTCATCTGGATCGTGACTACGAGGACAGAGAAGACCGCATCGGGAATCAGTTCTCGGGGGGGACATACCGAGCGCTCAACTTCGTGGCGGATATCCCCATCAGGATGGATGAGTACCTGCCGCCTCCTGAGGAGGATTCGCGTCCACGCAAGGGGCGAATTGTCTTCGCGTTGGTAGAGTTTCAAATCGTAGATGAGGAGACTGCCCGCCTCAACGAGGACGGGGAGAATGCGCATAAACTCTATAAGCGGCGGCAGAAGCGGCGCGTGCTGCGCCGCCTCGCGCGAGGACTTGTTGTCCCTAAACGCAAGTAG
- a CDS encoding Ig-like domain-containing protein has product MTPLKRILPLLLTALLSACIELPEVAEPEAPADAGTQPDGGGSPDGGNKPDSGVPADTTPPTITETSPSHNSSQVLTSTPLLITFSEPMDVSTVQVSTAPTAAFTPATWALGDTQVTLQPSTLLIQNTTYTLFVEGKDKAGNLLSGRKAFSFSTTGPAPDTTLPTVLSTTPGNSAIGIARDALITVVFSEPMNKASAQTAFAITSPTGFNAGVFDWNATATEMTFNPDAEFPHGTELAWHVSTAATDTSGNPLETTATGTFRVIRANTVTIDFDLTTSGSAVSPDYVRYNHLFNLESVGDADNNTERRLFLGFKLDTLPDSLDRITDSKLKWFITGQRGDAFGGLGHLVLERVYIGSQIATSDMSWTNPESRAQYDSPALNPAILIPSSAVTTTGVFDVTSFVALDWADRATRSGKRSQFRLRFEAPTDQDAQRDDLYSDSEQTPKLAELEVTYEFP; this is encoded by the coding sequence ATGACCCCACTCAAACGCATCCTTCCCTTGCTCCTGACGGCCCTGCTGTCAGCCTGCATCGAACTGCCGGAAGTCGCGGAGCCCGAAGCCCCCGCAGACGCGGGCACACAGCCCGACGGAGGCGGATCGCCCGATGGCGGAAACAAGCCTGACTCTGGCGTCCCTGCCGACACGACGCCACCCACCATCACCGAGACGTCCCCCTCCCATAATTCCAGTCAGGTTCTCACGAGCACCCCGCTCCTCATCACCTTCTCCGAGCCAATGGACGTGAGCACCGTGCAAGTCAGTACGGCTCCGACTGCGGCATTCACCCCTGCGACGTGGGCACTCGGAGACACTCAGGTCACGCTCCAACCATCAACTCTGCTGATTCAAAACACGACCTACACCCTCTTCGTTGAGGGCAAAGACAAGGCCGGCAATCTGCTCTCGGGTCGTAAGGCTTTCTCCTTCAGCACCACAGGCCCAGCCCCCGACACCACGCTTCCCACGGTCCTCAGCACGACTCCAGGCAACTCAGCAATCGGCATTGCTCGGGATGCACTTATCACCGTGGTGTTCTCTGAGCCTATGAACAAGGCGTCTGCTCAGACGGCCTTTGCCATTACGTCACCAACAGGCTTCAACGCGGGAGTGTTCGACTGGAATGCAACTGCGACAGAAATGACCTTCAATCCCGACGCTGAGTTCCCACATGGAACCGAGCTCGCATGGCATGTCTCTACGGCCGCAACAGACACCTCCGGTAATCCCCTCGAAACAACCGCGACAGGTACCTTTCGCGTCATCCGCGCGAACACCGTGACAATCGATTTTGATTTGACCACGAGTGGCTCTGCGGTGAGTCCAGACTACGTGCGTTACAACCACCTATTCAATCTCGAGAGCGTGGGGGATGCCGACAACAACACCGAGCGCCGGCTTTTCTTAGGGTTCAAACTCGATACACTTCCAGACAGCTTGGACCGCATCACCGACAGCAAGCTCAAATGGTTTATCACTGGGCAGCGTGGAGACGCCTTTGGAGGCCTTGGCCATCTCGTCTTGGAACGAGTCTACATTGGCAGTCAGATCGCAACCTCGGATATGAGCTGGACGAACCCTGAATCGAGAGCCCAATACGACTCTCCAGCCCTCAATCCTGCAATCCTTATCCCAAGCAGTGCGGTGACAACGACTGGAGTCTTCGACGTCACTTCCTTCGTGGCACTTGACTGGGCGGACAGAGCCACCCGAAGCGGCAAGCGTTCACAATTCAGGCTTCGGTTCGAAGCCCCGACCGACCAGGACGCCCAACGGGATGATCTCTATTCAGACTCGGAACAAACCCCAAAGCTGGCAGAACTTGAGGTGACGTACGAGTTTCCCTGA
- the ffh gene encoding signal recognition particle protein: MLETVTKGFRAAKNRLTGKSELSPELVDESLRDIRVSLLEADVAFDVVKKFVARVREKTVGEVVQTTITDKAGQKRKVSPADYFVKICHDELEALMGPVDTSIKLKPKGQLSGIMMVGLQGSGKTTTTGKLAHKLLAEGRKPLLVAADIYRPAAVDQLKVLGERLKVPVYFEPNVAPPELAVRGYAAAREQKCDVVLIDTAGRLAIDEALMGELESIKGNVHPDNILLVCDAMIGQDAVRTAAEFDRRLTLDGFILTKLDGDARGGAALSIKEVTGKPIKFLGMGESLDKLEEFRPEGLAGRILGFGDIVGLMKDFEKVVDEKKAEEDALKLLSGNFSMKDFVEQIRMVRRMGPLKDLLEKFPLFGDLTEQLNPDEKELTKIESMYDSMTEKERLRPDQINASRINRIAKGSGRKAEDVRDLLQKFGMMQQVMGTIGQNPGLLGRIPGFKQLGQLSQMKNMDLSSIMGKDKMMQQAMAGMGGMPMQMPQIAPGYTPPMGQAAMAKARLMGYAPPSASGKPDDRDAIKERRKREKANKKKNRKKK; encoded by the coding sequence ATGCTTGAGACCGTCACCAAGGGCTTCCGTGCCGCCAAGAACCGCCTCACCGGCAAGAGCGAGCTCTCGCCAGAGCTGGTGGACGAATCGCTGAGAGACATCCGCGTCTCCCTGCTGGAGGCGGACGTCGCCTTCGATGTCGTGAAGAAGTTCGTCGCCCGCGTGCGTGAGAAGACGGTGGGCGAGGTGGTGCAGACGACCATCACGGACAAGGCGGGGCAGAAGCGCAAGGTGAGCCCTGCCGACTACTTCGTGAAGATCTGCCACGACGAGCTCGAGGCCCTGATGGGCCCGGTGGACACGAGCATCAAGCTCAAGCCCAAGGGGCAGCTGAGCGGCATCATGATGGTGGGTCTGCAGGGCTCGGGTAAGACGACGACCACGGGCAAGCTGGCCCACAAGCTGCTGGCCGAGGGGCGCAAGCCGCTGCTGGTGGCCGCGGACATCTACCGCCCTGCGGCCGTGGACCAGCTCAAGGTGCTGGGCGAGCGGCTGAAGGTACCGGTGTATTTCGAGCCGAACGTGGCGCCGCCGGAGCTGGCGGTGCGTGGGTACGCGGCGGCACGCGAGCAGAAGTGCGACGTGGTGCTCATCGACACGGCGGGCCGGCTCGCCATCGACGAGGCGCTGATGGGCGAGCTGGAGTCCATCAAGGGCAACGTACACCCGGACAACATCCTGCTGGTGTGCGACGCGATGATTGGCCAGGACGCGGTGCGCACGGCGGCGGAGTTCGACCGGCGGCTGACGCTGGACGGCTTCATCCTCACGAAGCTGGACGGTGACGCGCGTGGTGGCGCGGCGCTGTCGATCAAGGAAGTGACGGGCAAGCCCATCAAGTTCCTGGGCATGGGCGAGTCGCTGGACAAGCTCGAGGAGTTCCGTCCGGAGGGCCTTGCGGGTCGCATCCTGGGGTTCGGCGACATCGTCGGCCTGATGAAGGACTTCGAGAAGGTCGTCGACGAGAAGAAGGCCGAGGAGGACGCGCTCAAGCTGCTGTCGGGCAACTTCTCGATGAAGGACTTCGTCGAGCAGATCCGAATGGTGCGGCGGATGGGTCCGCTGAAGGACCTGTTGGAGAAGTTCCCGCTGTTTGGCGACCTGACGGAGCAGCTGAACCCGGACGAGAAGGAGCTGACGAAGATCGAGTCGATGTACGACTCGATGACGGAGAAGGAGCGCCTGCGTCCGGATCAGATCAACGCCAGCCGCATCAACCGCATCGCGAAGGGCAGCGGGCGCAAGGCGGAGGACGTGCGCGACTTGCTGCAGAAATTCGGGATGATGCAGCAGGTGATGGGCACGATCGGCCAGAACCCAGGGTTGCTGGGGCGGATCCCGGGGTTCAAGCAGCTGGGTCAGCTGTCGCAGATGAAGAACATGGACCTGTCGAGCATCATGGGGAAGGACAAGATGATGCAGCAGGCCATGGCGGGCATGGGAGGCATGCCCATGCAGATGCCGCAGATTGCCCCGGGCTACACGCCTCCGATGGGCCAGGCGGCGATGGCGAAGGCGCGACTGATGGGCTACGCGCCGCCGTCGGCCTCCGGCAAGCCTGACGACCGCGACGCCATCAAGGAGCGCCGCAAGCGCGAGAAGGCGAACAAGAAGAAGAACCGGAAGAAGAAGTAG
- a CDS encoding tyrosine-type recombinase/integrase: MSVRLRKWKTKEARVQEAWWVDVKFQHPDGRVERVRKASPVNTRRGAEQYERELRQALLAGTYNRGTTEPEMPTVGGFIERFLTYSSNNNKASTLAAKQQLLDSHLLPTFGNLKLDRVGKADIETFKAQKRKEGLAPKTINNALTVLRTLFTVAVEQEVLSHALRVKLLKVEKPDFDFLTFEEAERIVSATDPEWRTMVLVGLHTGLRRGELIALQWDALDLVAGRLLVKRNVWRGHFGTPKGGRSREVPLNAVALEALKAHRHLRGAFVFCDVQGTYLKNDACRNALLRASKRAGLRPIGWHTLRHTFASHLVMRGVPLKAVQELLGHASIEMTMRYAHLSPDVKKDAVRALEGHTGGTRYGTGRISQ; this comes from the coding sequence ATGAGCGTCAGGCTGCGGAAGTGGAAGACGAAGGAGGCAAGAGTGCAGGAGGCGTGGTGGGTGGACGTGAAGTTCCAGCACCCTGACGGGCGCGTGGAGCGCGTGCGCAAGGCGTCTCCGGTGAACACCCGCCGAGGAGCCGAGCAGTACGAGCGGGAGCTCCGCCAAGCCCTCCTCGCAGGCACGTACAACCGAGGAACGACTGAACCCGAAATGCCCACCGTGGGGGGCTTCATTGAGCGCTTCCTCACGTACAGCTCCAACAACAACAAGGCCAGCACCCTGGCCGCCAAGCAGCAGTTGCTCGATAGCCACCTGTTGCCGACCTTCGGGAACCTGAAGCTCGACCGCGTGGGAAAAGCGGACATCGAGACGTTCAAGGCCCAGAAGCGCAAGGAGGGCCTCGCGCCCAAGACGATCAACAACGCCCTCACTGTGCTGCGCACCCTGTTCACGGTCGCTGTCGAGCAGGAGGTCCTGTCCCACGCGCTGCGGGTGAAACTTCTGAAGGTGGAGAAGCCGGACTTCGACTTCCTCACCTTCGAGGAAGCGGAGCGCATAGTCTCCGCCACGGATCCCGAGTGGCGCACCATGGTCCTGGTGGGCCTCCACACGGGCCTGCGACGAGGAGAGCTCATCGCCCTTCAGTGGGATGCGCTGGATCTCGTGGCCGGGAGGCTCCTAGTGAAGCGGAACGTCTGGCGGGGCCACTTCGGCACCCCTAAAGGAGGCCGCTCGCGCGAGGTGCCACTCAACGCGGTGGCCCTCGAGGCCCTCAAGGCGCACCGCCACCTCCGGGGAGCGTTCGTCTTCTGCGATGTCCAGGGGACGTACCTTAAAAACGATGCCTGCCGGAACGCCCTCCTCCGGGCCAGCAAGCGGGCAGGGCTTCGGCCCATCGGCTGGCACACCCTGCGGCACACGTTCGCCAGTCACCTGGTGATGCGCGGGGTGCCTCTGAAGGCCGTCCAGGAGCTGCTGGGGCATGCCTCCATCGAGATGACGATGCGGTACGCCCACCTCAGCCCGGACGTGAAGAAGGACGCTGTCCGAGCGCTCGAGGGTCACACTGGGGGCACACGGTACGGGACGGGGAGAATTTCTCAGTAA
- a CDS encoding helix-turn-helix domain-containing protein: MPPPSTSSPESLPACLTVEEAAGLLRVNRKTFYEAVRLGKVPGVIRVGRTIRISREALLGWIRGNGGPALGE, translated from the coding sequence ATGCCACCGCCTTCTACCTCTTCCCCTGAGTCGCTGCCTGCCTGCCTTACCGTGGAGGAAGCAGCGGGCTTGCTCAGAGTGAACCGCAAGACCTTCTATGAGGCCGTCCGCCTGGGGAAGGTGCCAGGTGTCATCCGTGTAGGTCGGACCATCCGCATCAGCCGCGAAGCCCTGCTAGGTTGGATCCGGGGTAACGGCGGTCCTGCGCTCGGAGAGTAG
- a CDS encoding AAA family ATPase — MPRVHQSAATGSPLLSRLIEAIQSAWTPERYLKVPPGRHLRQDKAGNILTLCPFHPDESPSFSFNVKKGTFNCFGCGEQGGLIKFAQLITRKPDRVDALLALADAWSVPLPAALHERAKRSQVGERSSKAPLQRPSPKAAGPMPGAGEQALPEKEAGRPSARERWAQCAPLSEDAAVLAYVRTRGLYSAEAEAEARATTGRRPDLAVCLRSFDGTVQDVQFRVIGEVAHDRRFYRCGCLPRDVGPLIFGQVRPQEELVATEGMTDFLAALSAFAIPPGSVIGIPGAQCAREAVEALVAHAPKNLRSVVLAFDGDPAGEAAVAEVTPLLTEAGYTVKRLRPPSPYKDLAEWAAALLQAGEDAPAAWRSALSSAPRRRPWLVSAPDFVAEAPRTVRFLIDRVLPVGALAVVQGSPGVGKTWLTLNFAFQVISQNKRVLLIEQEGSPSALANRLELVGAVSPLLSVAHAQPIRLDEPVWVERIAQKCQQDEVALLILDPLADLHSGDENSSQDMARLTGALKDIRRVAPSCSVLLLHHTVKGSWGAGEGRREHSRGSSVLVGAADVQMSLTQRGTCSGTDRPVRFRFELVKARDFQAPPPLDFILTVRGGRCEIEWRPVDPDGEEGNQAETEEELDERTLAKIPLDTSETTITVEELRGRLGTGKARTQEAVARLVAAGKVVRVPNRGLRRASPPHPVEEGS; from the coding sequence ATGCCCAGAGTACACCAATCGGCTGCGACAGGCAGTCCCCTCCTCTCACGCCTTATCGAGGCCATCCAGTCCGCCTGGACTCCTGAGCGGTACCTCAAAGTCCCGCCTGGGCGTCATCTACGTCAGGACAAGGCCGGGAACATCCTCACTCTCTGCCCCTTCCATCCGGACGAGTCTCCGAGTTTCTCGTTCAACGTGAAGAAGGGGACATTCAACTGCTTCGGCTGCGGAGAACAGGGGGGGCTGATCAAGTTCGCCCAGCTCATCACGCGCAAACCGGATCGAGTCGACGCTCTGCTCGCTCTCGCGGACGCTTGGAGCGTGCCCCTGCCCGCCGCATTACACGAGCGGGCGAAGCGTTCCCAAGTTGGAGAGCGCTCATCGAAGGCGCCCCTTCAACGCCCCTCACCCAAAGCTGCCGGTCCCATGCCAGGCGCGGGCGAACAGGCTCTCCCCGAGAAGGAAGCGGGGCGTCCATCCGCACGTGAGCGATGGGCACAATGCGCGCCACTTTCAGAAGATGCCGCCGTCCTCGCCTACGTGCGGACGCGCGGTCTCTACTCTGCGGAAGCAGAGGCCGAGGCCCGAGCCACCACCGGACGCCGTCCTGACCTGGCCGTGTGCCTGCGGAGCTTCGACGGGACGGTGCAGGACGTGCAGTTCCGCGTCATTGGGGAAGTTGCACATGACCGACGTTTCTATCGGTGCGGCTGCCTCCCCAGAGATGTGGGTCCCCTCATCTTCGGACAAGTCAGGCCCCAGGAGGAACTCGTCGCCACCGAGGGAATGACTGATTTCCTTGCTGCGCTGTCGGCTTTCGCCATTCCACCCGGGTCAGTTATTGGAATTCCCGGCGCTCAATGTGCGCGGGAGGCGGTCGAGGCCCTGGTGGCGCACGCGCCTAAGAACTTGCGCTCGGTGGTTCTCGCCTTTGACGGGGACCCAGCTGGCGAAGCTGCGGTAGCAGAAGTGACACCACTCCTCACCGAAGCAGGTTACACCGTGAAGAGGCTGCGCCCTCCCTCCCCTTATAAGGATCTGGCGGAGTGGGCGGCAGCTCTGCTGCAGGCAGGCGAAGACGCGCCCGCAGCTTGGCGGTCTGCTCTTTCCTCAGCACCGCGGCGGCGTCCCTGGCTGGTGTCTGCTCCGGACTTTGTTGCTGAGGCACCACGAACGGTACGCTTTCTCATTGATCGCGTGCTGCCCGTTGGAGCACTGGCCGTTGTCCAAGGCTCCCCGGGCGTAGGCAAGACATGGCTGACGTTGAACTTCGCGTTCCAAGTCATCTCCCAAAACAAGCGCGTCCTCCTCATCGAACAAGAAGGTAGCCCCTCTGCTCTCGCCAACCGACTCGAACTCGTCGGAGCCGTCAGCCCTCTATTGAGCGTCGCGCACGCGCAACCTATCCGGTTGGACGAGCCGGTTTGGGTCGAGCGCATCGCCCAAAAATGTCAGCAGGACGAGGTGGCGCTTCTCATCCTTGACCCTCTAGCAGATCTCCATTCAGGGGATGAGAACAGCTCGCAGGACATGGCGCGGCTCACAGGCGCACTCAAGGACATCCGCCGCGTGGCTCCAAGTTGCAGCGTCCTGCTCCTGCACCACACGGTCAAAGGCTCCTGGGGTGCAGGTGAGGGCCGGCGAGAGCATAGCCGCGGCAGCAGCGTACTTGTCGGCGCAGCAGACGTGCAGATGTCCCTCACTCAGCGAGGTACCTGCAGCGGCACAGATCGACCAGTGCGCTTCCGGTTTGAACTCGTGAAGGCGAGAGACTTCCAGGCGCCTCCACCCTTGGATTTCATACTCACGGTGCGCGGAGGTCGCTGTGAGATTGAGTGGCGGCCAGTCGACCCTGATGGCGAGGAAGGTAACCAAGCAGAGACTGAGGAGGAACTCGACGAACGCACGCTGGCTAAGATCCCCCTGGACACCAGCGAGACCACTATCACCGTGGAGGAGTTGCGTGGCCGGCTCGGCACCGGCAAAGCAAGGACACAGGAGGCAGTGGCCCGACTGGTGGCCGCAGGCAAGGTGGTGCGCGTGCCAAATAGGGGCCTGCGGCGTGCCAGCCCGCCTCACCCCGTAGAGGAGGGCAGCTAG